The DNA sequence TGGAGGATTTTCTGTTCCTCGAAGAGCAGCTGAAAAAGTCTTCCCTCCTCTTGTAAGTCATTTGTCTGCTATATTTGATTCACAGTAATTAGTTTGTCAGCTCTTGATCCGACTGATATGTTTCCTTAATTTGTTTCTCAGGATTACTCACAGCAGCCTCCTGCTCAAGAACTAATTGCCAGAGATCTTCATGATAATGAATGGAAATTCAGGCATATATTTCGCGGTCagttttctttttaagtttttggTATAGAATTATTTGTGGTCCTTGCATCTGCTTCTTTATGTTCAGTTTATGCTGTCACGCTCAATTACTGGTAAAGAAAAGCACCTCTGACGATAATCTATATACTTAAATCTGTGATCTTCCTTTTTATCattcaaaacattaaaattggAGTAGCATTTGAAGCAGGACATAGTTTTCTAAGGAGTAATTTAATTGCATATGATATGACTATAGTGGCTGTACTATTTTACTTCTGTCTTATTGCAGACTCATTTCATCCTTATTTGGTTGTCTGCTTGGCTTACTTTGTTtagtcattttcttttattgtgtTAAACTTAGCATTACTAGTACTACATTTAAAATAGCATTACTGttgtaatttttcaattttagtcaaCCTTGGTCAATCTAATTTTTGTTTAGCATGAACAGTATGAAAGTTGTGTTAAGGATCATTATATTGTTGAGTGTATAGTCCTTAATCATTTGCATGTTATCTTTGGCTCTTCCTTTCCTCCTGAAAATCCTTTTCCATATCAAGTTTTACAAATTGTCTGTAGTGAAACCAAGGAATGATCAACAAGCAACAGTCGTGATATGTGATGTCATGAAAGCTGCTTAAATTGTTACTTAAATGTTTTCACTTCTAACTGCTTTATATTTTCGCTTTCAGGTCAGCCCAAAAGGCATCTTCTTACTACAGGGTGGAGTGTCTTTGTCAGTGCCAAGAGGCTTGTTGCTGGTGATTCAGTCCTTTTCATCtggtacatataatttttaatattttcattaaattgaCCTATTGGAAATTCAATTCCTTTTCTCTCCCTCCATCTGTGTGCACAGTTTTAGTTATAGATATATTTAAACTGAGAAGTcatgttatatttatattagttctccattatttaaaaataatgtctACTGAATTGGCAATACCGGAACATGCCGCGTTGAGCTTGGTTCCGAGATTCTAGTCTACTTCCATGGGAGCTTTTTGACCTGAGAAATATGTTTTAGCTTGTTAGCTTGTCCATAAAGCAATATCGTCAGTAATTGCATCTATATAGGCCATGGCTGCATGACTGGAATCTATTCAAAGGAACTATAAGATATTATTGTAACCATTCTTCTTATTCCCTTTATCAGGAATGAAAAAAACCAGTTACTCTTGGGCATACGGCGAGCGAATCGTCCGCAGACTATCATGCCATCGTCTGTTTTGTCAAGTGATAGCATGCACATTGGTCTTCTTGCTGCTGCAGCTCATGCAGCTGCCACTAACAGCCGCTTTACTATATTCTATAATCCTAGGTTTGTAACTTTAATGCTAATGCTAACAATGAGAATTATTACCCTACAAATCACACTGAACTTGCTTTTTGTCCCCTTGATTTAATAGGGCAAGCCCATCTGAATTTGCCATTCCGTTGGCCAAGTACGTTAAAGCTGTGTATCATACACGAGTTTCTGTTGGCATGCGATTTAGGATGCTCTTTGAGACAGAAGAATCAAGTGTTCGTCGGTAGGCATTTCTTGTCTTAAATTTTCCCTTCTCTTATTACTATTTTGGACCCTGCTTGAAAAAGAAACTCAAGGAGGATAAAAAATTCTTCTCCCATGTGAATCGTAGTGTTCACTTTATACTTTTGTGCTATGAATTAGCGAGACAGTTGATTTGGTTAAATTACTTCTTAGGTCCCcatactttttgaaaaaaatcaagaTGGTCTGAGGGTTTGAAATTTtgaagtttcatttttttttttttgatcagcaaagataaattatatatatatattaaagaagtaccagaggtactgattACAGTGTTAGTCACCATAAATATGGTTCCTCAATCAGGCAGCATAAGTCTGATTGGGAACCAAAATATGGGAAGAAAAGAATACATTTGATTTGAAGTTTCATTTTTGTAAATGGAGCCCCTATAACCCTCTAATGGTAGGGTGGATTCAGggactcttatttttattttttgaaactaTAGGAATCCAACCCAGTTGCTAATTCAAACTATAGGGATATCTGGATTCTCTCtcaaaaaaaagtataagaGACCTATGaagtaatttaacctttttttggTTACAAATTTAACCTTCAATTTTActttccaaatttttttatagtccTTTTTTTATGTGGTTCATGATCATCAATAAATGTGTGGTGATAACCACATAGTACTTTGGGTTGGGTGTGCAGTATTCTGTgtcatatcaataaaaaaaagaatatactgCTATTCACAGAACACTGCAATTCCTAATCAGCATTGCAGGTAACTGCACATGATTCCATCCCAACTTTAACAGTGAAAGTATTAGTTGGATCCCTTTAAATCTAGATCTATGTGTGACTGTGACTTCAACAGTTGTGTCAGTATCAAATCTGCTGTGGACTTTTGATCCTATTGAACACTGCTCTCTTTTCCCTTTAGCTTTCCTCGATTTTGGTTCCTGCCATTTTATGTTACTGATTTATTGGTTTCTAACCATTATTATGTATTAATAGTTTTCTGTATGCCATTTAATGCTGCTCTCTGCTGTGCACTTCTGTTCATGACTGTTGATGCATTACTTATGTGCTTCCAAAAGATAAAAAGCCAAAATTTTTGTGACTGATTAGCCATGACAATATATTCCAAAAGATAAAAGCTTTGAATGATTAGCCACAACAATATTTTCTTGTCCTTCAGAACAGTGGTCTTTTCtaaggttttattatttttgttttcctttttcttttcttctttttttttaaaaaaaaaaacatttgaaccTATACTCACTGTAACATGTTCTTGTCCAGATACATGGGTACCATAACTGGTATTAGTGATTTAGATCCGGTCCGCTGGCCAAATTCACACTGGCGTTCTGTGAAGGTTTGTTATGACTGTTTGATTCATATAGCAACTATATGGCATTGTCATGATAGAATTTAGCACTATTATTGAAATATTGAAGAATGTGTTTACAGATGAATGAGATGATGTATAATTTGGTTTTTAACTTTTGTCTATGGGTGTAGGTTGGCTGGGATGAGTCTACTGCAGGGGAGAGGCAGCCAAGAGTTTCCTTGTGGGAGATTGAACCTTTGACAACATTCCCAATGTATCCTTCTCCATTCCCCTTAAGGTTGAAGCGCCCATGGCCATCAGGCTTACCTTCTTTATATGGTATGGGTGGTTTTGTTGATAAAATTTGTGTCATGGCATTCTATGGGATCTGTGAcaatgtgcttgttttattttgagTTGTGAAGTACATGACATCTTCACCTTAATTTATTTCTTCCTTCCATTTGTGTAAGTCAGGTCTCAAGGATGGAGACATGGGCATTGGTTCtccattcatgtggctccaagGTGGGCTTGGGGATCAAGGAATGCAATCTTTAAACTTCCAGGGGCTTGGTGTTACACCATGGATGCAACCTAGACTTGATCCTTCTATACCAGGTCTCCAGCCAGAGTTATACCAAGCAATTACTTCTTCTGCATTCCAGGAAATGAGGACAATGGATCTTTCAAAATCTTCGCAATCTCTTTTGCAGTTTCAGCAGACTTCAAATGTTCCCAGTGCTCATGCTTCTGAGGTACAGAGGCAATTGTTACCACAGTCTCAGCTTCAAAACACCCTTCTACACAATTTTCAAGAAAACCAGGTGCCTGCTCAGTCACAACTTCTGCAACAGCAGTTGCATCGTTACCACCCGTATAGTGATCAGcagcaacagcagcagcaacTTAAAAACTTGCCTGTTCAGCAGCAGTTACCAAATGTCATCTCTCCTATGTCTAAGTTTGCATCAGGTACCCAGTCTCAATCTCCTCCCATGCAAGCCCTAGCTTCACATTGTCAGCAGCAGAGCTTTCCTGAACCTATGAGGAATCATATTTCCGGTTCTGATGTTTCCCCTATCCAGAGTCTACTAGGGTCATTCTCCCAGGATGGAACATCCCAGTTACTTAACTTGAGTGGATCCAATTCTGTTATGTCTTCTGCTGCCATACTGCCCAAGCAAATAACTGCCGAGCCTCCTCAGCTTCCATCTGCTGCTTCTCAGTGCATATTGCCTCAGGTGGAAAACTTGGGAACATCACAATCAAATGTGTCTGAACTTGCTGCTTTGCCTCCATTTCCTGGAAGAGAACATTCTGCATACCATGGCGCTGCTGATCCTCAGAGCAATCTTTTATTTGGGATTAACATTGATCCCTCTTCTCTTATGCTGCAAAGTGGCATGTCAAACCTGAGAAATATAGGCAAAGTGAACGATTCATTATCGTTGCCATTTTCTACTTCGAATTGTGGTGGTGCTACAGGCACTGATTTCCCCTTGAGTTCAAACATGACAACTTCAAGTTGTGTGGATGAATCAGGCTTCTTGCAGTGTTCTGAAAATGTAGACCAAGCAAATATACCAACTGGAACCTTTGTTAAGGTAATAGCTAATGTCTTTTTTGTTTATAGGTGGTAtgcctttatttatatattttatatggagCCTTTGAATATccctatatattttatttatgcattTTATGCCTTTATCAGTTAATAATATGTTCAAGGTACAAAAGATATGTTCTCCTAATATCTAGAATACCTTAGTCTTAGTATCTAGATATCAGGATGTATATCCCTATGtactagtacctctggtacttttgatcattgatatatatataatatacttaattttgctgattaaaaaaaaatatgttcaaggTACAAGTTAAATAgatttatgtaatatatttatgTTCAATGTTGAATTGGTTCTATTGTCCAGGGATATTGGGACCCTATTTTATATAAACAGCATATTGcagctattttttatttttgtttcctctCTTTTTGTAGGACTACTATTTTCTCCAATTAGTAAGCGGGTGTTGTCTACTGTCTAGGACCACTCTAATTTTATATGTTGATGGATGTGGTGTAATTTTGACAGGTTCACAAGTCAGGGTCCTTTGGCAGGTCACTGGACATTTCTAAGTTCAGCAGCTATGATGAACTGATTAGTGAGCTTGCTCGCATGTTTGGCCTTGAAGGCCAACTAGAGGACCCTAAGACTCAGAGATCAGGCTGGCAGCTTGTATTTGTTGACCGGGAGAATGATGTTCTTCTTCTTGGTGATGATCCTTGGCAGTAAGTTGCCATATGCCACTTGTTATTTATGTTCAAGTTATAGTATATTATCTTGTGATTTGCTACATCCTTTATTGATGCTAATGTCATTAGTGCTATAGGAATAGTCAGTAATGTTTCTTGCATATTTGATATTTCAACATGTCGgacattttacaattttttattttattgatctgtataattatttctactattttTCTTGTTCCTTCTATTAAGTTTTTGCTCACGAACTTCGATTATAGGTTCTTTGCTTTGACACTGCTGAAATCATAGTCAATGCAGAAGTATTTAATTACTTGCATGTCATCCCAAGTAGTAAAAGGCTAGAAGAACGATGCTTgactaaaaaatgaatatataagcAAGAAAGCTGATTCCTGATTCTGCACAGAAACATTTACATTTGATAATTTTGCAGGGAGTTTGTGAACAATGTGTGGTACATAAAAATACTATCTCCACTAGAAGTGCAACAAATGGGCAAAGTTCTTAGTCCTTCTACTTCTGCCCCAGGTGACAAACTTTCTACTCCTGTCAACTCCTGTGATAATTATGTGAGTCAACAAGAGTTGAGAAGTTCGAGAAACGGCATGGCATCAATGGGGTCTTTTCACTACTAGGACACTCTCCCAGTCCCATGTAAGGTatattagttgaaaaattatGGTGGCAGAATTTTATGTTACAAGTTTCTTATGTATGGATTGGCCCAGCATTCTTATACACATTAATGGTTGAGATGTAGTGATTTAGCAAGGTCTAAATAGATCAACAGCAAATGACTGTAAATTATAATAGGTGACCCTGTTTCTGTAATGGTTAGTTGCTTATAgcagttattaattattatctctTATTTTGTTTTGCAATCGATATTTTGGAGCTTCGATCTTGCTCCATTTTCTTATATACGGACGCACCACCGTCATTTGACAAACGGTAGTGGGATATTGACAACTTTTCGTGAAGTTGAGTTTCAGAATGGACAAATAAAATGTTTCTGATGaacaaataatttcatttaagtATTATATATTGTAATCAAGAACATTtcgaatgattttttttggagtTATCAAATGTATTTCTtaatattagttttaaaattattttatttaacaatcttcccaataattttttttcaacgatcttaaattactattttttaccTTTATCTATGTAATTGGTTTTCTTAACCGCTCTCAAATCATTCCCTTTGTATCTTTATCTCTATAcgaatatatttgattttcttaagtTAACTACTTAattctttcatctttatttttaaactagttTTTGACCCATAGTTGGGttagaaaaaaacataaataagaaaattctttaaaatctaatttatcaaaaatcatTTATCTATATTCAAAATCTTGTTACAATTGAAATCATTTGGTTATGAAAATGTGAAATGAAATAACCATGAGATCTCtatctttatatattaaaaaaattatatagagaCTAAACTTGTGTTCATTGCAttttttgattaaataaaaataaaagcagaaaaaattgaatcaaaattaCCTTTCATCGTTGTGAAAAAGTGAACTTAATTCTTCTAAGCTTTCACTCTTATTATAGATGGTGgtgtattagattttttttagtgtAAAACTTAGGGAtcaaaaactataatttatagatattttatagATATTCTACTATGAATAATGTATTTAGTACTCGTCATCACtacaataattattattgaaaatttgattttacaaattaaagaatatttaaaccaccaaataaaattaaatatgttttttttttcatttattaaccaaaaatatatttccatAACCACCCCACCCttctccttttatatatataaaaattgagttcagtattttaatttttttatcaaatggttaaaaataattttatattataatataaataatttgtcataaatttaaaatataatttacatataaaataaatatttattatattcattGCTTAcactaaaatactaattatataaaaatgtgaCTAAAAACTCACACAAAACATAGAAGCTAGTAATAGCACCGGTAGCTTCTCTTTGGAGTTTCAAGTTTGACGCCGGCTCGTTGTCTGCGTCTAAAGTTGGAACCTAACACATCGCCTCCCTCACTCTCATCGTAACAAACAAACAACCGCGGTTGGACTTGAATATGTGTGTTTCAATTTTCATTGACAACAAGGAGGGTTCACTGTAGCATCAGCATCTGTATACCGTGTCTTCGTTTATTGCGACCCACATCGCGGTGGCTCCATTGGGGTTAGTTTCTCCCACCTTCATGTTGAAAACATTCAAGTTATCAATCCATGTCAATAGAACCATGCTACTTTGCTTCAAAATCCCTTCTTTCCCACTTTGCACCTCTGCCCCTGAAACCAATTTCAATGATCACAATGAAGCCgagagtagtagtagtagtagtagtagtagtgacAATGAGACAGAGTGGGAGAGATTGCTCAAACCCTTTGACCTCAAACAGCTTAGGAGGTCACTCTCGCTCACCCCAATTAGCCCATTTCAGCTTTGTAAATTGTTGGAGCTCCCTCTTGACATTCCCACTTCAATGGAACTGTTTCAAAGGGCTGGTGCGCAAAAGGGTTATTCTCACACCTTTGATGCTTGCTATCTCTTAATTG is a window from the Glycine max cultivar Williams 82 chromosome 2, Glycine_max_v4.0, whole genome shotgun sequence genome containing:
- the LOC100809105 gene encoding auxin response factor 6; the protein is MKLSSSGFNPPAEEEGEKKCLNSELWHACAGPLVSLPPVGSRVVYFPQGHSEQVAASTNREVDAHIPNYPNLPPQLICQLHNVTMHADAETDEVYAQMTLQPLSPQEQKEVYLLPAELGTPSKQPTNYFCKTLTASDTSTHGGFSVPRRAAEKVFPPLDYSQQPPAQELIARDLHDNEWKFRHIFRGQPKRHLLTTGWSVFVSAKRLVAGDSVLFIWNEKNQLLLGIRRANRPQTIMPSSVLSSDSMHIGLLAAAAHAAATNSRFTIFYNPRASPSEFAIPLAKYVKAVYHTRVSVGMRFRMLFETEESSVRRYMGTITGISDLDPVRWPNSHWRSVKVGWDESTAGERQPRVSLWEIEPLTTFPMYPSPFPLRLKRPWPSGLPSLYGLKDGDMGIGSPFMWLQGGLGDQGMQSLNFQGLGVTPWMQPRLDPSIPGLQPELYQAITSSAFQEMRTMDLSKSSQSLLQFQQTSNVPSAHASEVQRQLLPQSQLQNTLLHNFQENQVPAQSQLLQQQLHRYHPYSDQQQQQQQLKNLPVQQQLPNVISPMSKFASGTQSQSPPMQALASHCQQQSFPEPMRNHISGSDVSPIQSLLGSFSQDGTSQLLNLSGSNSVMSSAAILPKQITAEPPQLPSAASQCILPQVENLGTSQSNVSELAALPPFPGREHSAYHGAADPQSNLLFGINIDPSSLMLQSGMSNLRNIGKVNDSLSLPFSTSNCGGATGTDFPLSSNMTTSSCVDESGFLQCSENVDQANIPTGTFVKVHKSGSFGRSLDISKFSSYDELISELARMFGLEGQLEDPKTQRSGWQLVFVDRENDVLLLGDDPWQEFVNNVWYIKILSPLEVQQMGKVLSPSTSAPGDKLSTPVNSCDNYVSQQELRSSRNGMASMGSFHY